Proteins encoded in a region of the Candidatus Fusobacterium pullicola genome:
- the moaC gene encoding cyclic pyranopterin monophosphate synthase MoaC yields MDFTHFNEKGRARMVDVSEKNETQRRAIARGYIKMNPETINMVSEGKMKKGDVLSVAQVGGICGAKKTWDLIPMCHNILLTGADISFEIAEDRIWIEAVVKTTGKTGVEMEALTAVSIAALTIYDMCKAVDKHMIIGDIKLIEKTGGKSDFRL; encoded by the coding sequence ATGGATTTTACACACTTTAATGAAAAAGGTAGAGCTAGAATGGTTGATGTCAGTGAAAAGAATGAAACACAGAGAAGAGCCATAGCTAGAGGATATATAAAGATGAATCCAGAAACTATAAATATGGTTAGTGAAGGAAAGATGAAAAAGGGAGATGTTCTTTCTGTTGCTCAAGTTGGAGGTATATGTGGGGCAAAGAAGACTTGGGATCTGATTCCAATGTGTCATAATATTCTACTTACTGGGGCAGATATATCTTTTGAAATTGCTGAGGATAGAATATGGATAGAGGCAGTTGTGAAAACAACAGGTAAAACAGGAGTGGAAATGGAAGCCCTTACAGCTGTATCTATAGCAGCTCTTACAATATATGATATGTGTAAGGCTGTAGATAAACATATGATAATAGGAGATATAAAATTAATAGAGAAAACTGGTGGAAAATCAGATTTCAGATTATAA
- the earP gene encoding elongation factor P maturation arginine rhamnosyltransferase EarP, translating to MELKTLDIFCEIIDNYGDIGVVYRTAKELQKIFPKSKIRAFLNKLDEFKKINSQVLDLPSQNIDGIEYITFDYLRDNANELLTAQVIIEAFGCQIPKEYMEIAYDNSELLINLEYLSAEDWIEDFHLQSSPLGRGKLKKVFFMPGFTEKSGGVIADSNYLERIQRVLENKEFYEKKYLSDIEDRENKIIGTLFSYEKNFTPLLEDLKKLDKDVVILAMGEKTQDSLRKIFKNFSIEDFRNSLKYGKIEIRFLNFLNQEEYEELINIVDFNFVRGEDSFIRAVLIGKPYMWHIYCQEEYAHMDKIEGFLDKYRRVIENFSDEDFLLNMEKFFKDYNFRKENSLELGKESYLYFFENLAKIEKYNTIFRDFLIQKCNLINKLKDFIEKY from the coding sequence ATGGAGTTAAAAACTCTTGATATATTTTGTGAAATTATAGATAACTATGGAGATATTGGTGTAGTTTATCGTACTGCTAAAGAGTTACAAAAAATATTTCCTAAAAGTAAGATAAGGGCATTTTTAAATAAATTAGATGAATTTAAAAAAATCAATTCCCAAGTACTTGACCTGCCATCACAAAATATTGATGGTATTGAGTATATTACATTTGATTATCTAAGAGATAATGCTAATGAACTTCTGACAGCACAAGTTATAATTGAAGCTTTTGGTTGTCAAATACCTAAAGAGTATATGGAAATTGCCTATGATAATTCTGAGTTACTTATCAATCTAGAGTATCTTTCAGCTGAGGATTGGATAGAAGACTTTCATCTTCAAAGCTCTCCACTTGGCAGAGGAAAACTAAAAAAAGTTTTCTTTATGCCGGGATTTACTGAAAAATCTGGAGGGGTTATAGCTGATTCAAACTATCTTGAGAGAATTCAAAGGGTCTTAGAAAACAAAGAGTTTTATGAAAAAAAATACCTTTCCGATATAGAGGATAGAGAAAATAAGATTATTGGAACACTTTTCTCTTATGAAAAAAACTTTACTCCTCTTTTAGAAGATCTCAAAAAATTGGATAAAGATGTTGTAATTTTAGCTATGGGAGAAAAGACACAGGATAGTTTAAGAAAAATTTTTAAAAATTTTTCAATAGAGGACTTTAGAAATTCTCTAAAATATGGTAAAATAGAAATAAGGTTTTTAAATTTTCTCAATCAAGAGGAGTATGAGGAGCTAATTAATATAGTTGATTTTAACTTTGTACGTGGAGAGGACTCTTTTATCAGAGCAGTTCTCATTGGTAAACCATATATGTGGCATATCTACTGTCAAGAGGAGTATGCTCATATGGATAAGATTGAGGGATTTTTAGATAAATATAGAAGAGTGATTGAAAACTTTAGTGATGAAGATTTTCTACTCAACATGGAAAAGTTTTTTAAAGATTATAATTTTAGAAAAGAAAACAGTTTGGAGCTTGGAAAGGAGAGTTATCTTTACTTTTTTGAGAACCTTGCAAAGATAGAAAAATATAATACTATCTTTAGAGATTTTCTTATACAAAAATGTAATCTTATAAATAAATTAAAAGATTTTATAGAAAAATATTGA
- a CDS encoding NADH:flavin oxidoreductase: MASIFDSFKIKNIELRNRIVLPPLVRFSIVGLDGYVTDELVEWYEDVLRGGVGFVIVEATAVSEDGKLRENQLGIWNDSFIPGLKRIADKCHEYNVPVIIQIHHAGFKEDIKNVDKSVLEDILEKFKIAFHRAKLAGFDGIEIHGAHTYLISQLNSRLWNTRNDEYGGSFEGRMYFSKRLIEETRELFDDNFILGYRMGGNEPELSDGIEIAKYLEGLGVDVIHVSSGVPDPKYMRKEKIDISSDFPLDWVIYMGVEIKKHLSIPVIGVRNIKKESQASWLVENNLLDLVAVGRAMIARPNWVNVARKEYEARNGVKNS, from the coding sequence ATGGCATCTATATTTGATAGTTTCAAAATAAAAAATATAGAGTTAAGAAATAGAATTGTTCTCCCACCACTTGTGAGATTTTCTATTGTTGGACTAGATGGATATGTTACTGATGAGTTAGTGGAGTGGTATGAAGATGTACTTCGTGGAGGGGTTGGCTTTGTAATAGTTGAAGCTACTGCTGTAAGTGAAGATGGAAAGTTAAGAGAGAATCAACTTGGAATATGGAACGATTCATTTATCCCTGGACTTAAAAGAATTGCAGACAAGTGTCATGAGTATAATGTTCCTGTAATCATACAGATACATCATGCTGGTTTTAAAGAGGATATCAAAAATGTTGATAAATCTGTACTTGAAGATATTTTAGAAAAGTTTAAAATAGCGTTTCATAGAGCAAAATTGGCCGGCTTTGATGGAATAGAGATACATGGAGCTCATACATATCTTATCTCTCAACTGAACTCTAGACTTTGGAATACTAGAAATGATGAGTACGGTGGAAGTTTTGAAGGAAGAATGTATTTCTCTAAAAGACTTATAGAGGAGACTAGAGAGCTTTTTGATGATAACTTTATCCTTGGATATAGAATGGGAGGAAATGAGCCTGAACTTTCTGATGGAATAGAGATTGCAAAGTATTTAGAAGGTTTAGGTGTAGATGTAATTCATGTTTCATCTGGTGTACCTGACCCTAAGTATATGAGAAAGGAAAAGATAGATATATCTTCTGATTTTCCATTAGATTGGGTAATATACATGGGAGTTGAGATAAAAAAACATCTCTCTATTCCTGTGATTGGAGTTAGAAATATAAAGAAAGAGAGTCAAGCTAGTTGGCTTGTTGAGAATAATCTTTTAGATCTTGTAGCTGTAGGTAGAGCTATGATAGCTCGTCCTAACTGGGTAAATGTAGCTAGAAAGGAGTACGAAGCTAGAAATGGAGTTAAAAACTCTTGA
- a CDS encoding YeiH family protein, with protein sequence MQENILGLFLVLILSIPAWILGEKYPIIGGPVFGILLGMVVTHFIRDKAPFQKGILFTSKKVLQYAVILLGFGLNLSVVLETGAQSLPIIVATIATSLIIAYILQKVLKIPTKIATLVGVGSSICGGSAIAATAPVIDANDEEVAQAISVIFFFNVLAALIFPTFGSLVGFSTTSGEAFGIFAGTAVNDTSSVTAAASTWDAIYNLGVETLDKAVTVKLTRTLAIIPITIFLAIKSAKENKSDKKLNLKQIFPFFILYFIGASIVTTIAVSFGVSISVFSPIKTLSKFFIVMAMCAIGLNTNIIKLLKTGGKPILMGFACWSGITIVSLIIQYMLGIW encoded by the coding sequence ATGCAAGAGAATATATTAGGATTGTTCTTAGTATTAATATTGAGTATTCCAGCATGGATATTGGGAGAAAAATATCCTATAATAGGGGGACCAGTTTTTGGAATATTATTAGGAATGGTAGTAACTCACTTTATAAGAGATAAAGCTCCGTTTCAAAAGGGAATTCTCTTTACATCAAAAAAGGTACTTCAATATGCAGTTATTCTTTTAGGTTTTGGATTAAATCTCTCTGTTGTTTTAGAAACAGGAGCTCAATCTTTACCAATAATAGTAGCTACAATAGCAACATCATTAATAATAGCATATATACTCCAAAAAGTATTAAAAATTCCAACAAAGATAGCAACATTAGTAGGAGTTGGATCTTCTATATGTGGAGGTTCAGCTATTGCGGCTACAGCTCCAGTTATAGATGCTAATGACGAAGAGGTAGCACAGGCAATATCTGTAATATTTTTCTTTAATGTATTAGCAGCACTTATTTTTCCAACATTTGGTTCCTTGGTAGGGTTTTCAACAACCTCTGGAGAAGCTTTTGGAATCTTTGCTGGAACAGCTGTAAATGATACATCTTCTGTAACAGCAGCGGCATCTACTTGGGATGCTATCTATAATTTAGGAGTAGAGACACTGGATAAAGCTGTTACTGTAAAATTGACAAGAACACTGGCAATTATTCCTATAACAATTTTTTTAGCAATAAAATCAGCAAAAGAGAATAAGTCTGATAAAAAATTAAATTTAAAACAGATTTTTCCATTCTTTATACTTTATTTTATTGGGGCATCAATAGTTACTACAATAGCTGTATCTTTTGGAGTAAGTATATCTGTATTCTCACCAATAAAAACTTTAAGTAAGTTTTTTATTGTAATGGCTATGTGTGCAATAGGATTAAATACTAATATTATTAAGCTTTTAAAGACAGGAGGAAAACCTATTTTAATGGGATTTGCTTGTTGGAGTGGAATAACTATTGTAAGTTTGATTATACAGTATATGTTGGGAATTTGGTAA
- the efp gene encoding elongation factor P, whose protein sequence is MKIAQELRAGSTIKIGNDPFVILKAEYNKSGRNAAVVKFKMKNLISGNISDAVYKADDKMDDIRLDKVKAIYSYHDGEFYVFSNPETWDQIELKEEDLGDALYYLQEEMELEVVYYESTPVAVELPTFVEREIVYTEPGLRGDTTGKVLKPAKINTGYEIQVPLFVEQGEWIKIDTRTNEYVERIKK, encoded by the coding sequence ATGAAAATAGCTCAAGAATTAAGAGCAGGAAGCACAATCAAAATCGGAAACGATCCATTTGTAATTTTAAAAGCTGAGTACAACAAATCAGGAAGAAACGCTGCTGTTGTAAAATTCAAAATGAAAAACTTAATATCAGGAAACATTTCTGACGCTGTTTATAAAGCAGATGACAAAATGGACGATATCAGACTTGATAAAGTTAAAGCAATCTACTCTTACCACGATGGTGAGTTCTATGTATTCTCTAACCCAGAAACTTGGGATCAAATCGAACTTAAAGAGGAAGATTTAGGAGATGCTTTATACTACTTACAAGAAGAGATGGAATTAGAAGTAGTTTACTACGAGTCTACTCCAGTTGCAGTTGAATTACCTACTTTCGTAGAAAGAGAAATAGTTTACACTGAGCCAGGATTAAGAGGAGATACTACTGGTAAAGTATTAAAACCAGCTAAAATCAATACTGGATATGAAATCCAAGTTCCTTTATTCGTAGAGCAAGGAGAATGGATCAAAATAGATACTAGAACTAACGAATACGTAGAAAGAATTAAAAAATAG